The following DNA comes from Ananas comosus cultivar F153 unplaced genomic scaffold, ASM154086v1, whole genome shotgun sequence.
CGTGCTCGGAGAACGAGACTCCGGGATGTgacattaaataaatatttagatataaaatttaattttttattcaatatatattagaggctaattcattatttttctattataacTAGCCAACTATTTATTCTTATCCCatctatttatgccaaaacaaTTTCACATTTTCATTTCAAATGGCAAAAGTGCTTATTCCAGTTTATTCCTAAACTTATACCTATCCTGTGGAATAGGAACAGTTCATTGTTTAATAGCCCGAACGGCAAACAAAAACAATTGCATCTCACACATACAAAACTAACTTTAGTGTGTTATATTTCTAAATCCGTCAAttacaattgccgctaaaaaTGTTAGTGCAATGTAAGTAAATTGCCACTAATGGTGTGGGTCCGGTAAATATTATTATACGCATTTATTTGGACGGGTTGGTAAAAAGACTAAAAAAATGCCCGATAAATCCTACCTAATAAACAACAATTATAAATgtcattataattaattataattgccaACTAAAAGTAtactaaataatattaaataagaaCTAAATAGCggcattgcatatatatataaaaacgcTATGATCCACAGCATTAAACAttccaatatttttctttttttttttgagagatagatacgCACGCTCCcggtttgttttatttaatttaagaaataaacttagctgaaaatgtgaatcaactagtgATTCGAATTTGGTTCGGGTCCAATTGAAATTAAGGGGAAAACGTTCGTAAACCAAAGAGCAACTACCGATTTCACCAAAATCAcagttttcaaatattaaaaataaattcaatacATGAGTCTTCAACTACATAAATGCTTGTTTGAATCCACaacaaaagcaataataaataatactaaAACAAACGTTATAAACATCTATTATCTCGAAAAATTCCAAATTCTAAAGCTGCTCATCGCCATTATTGCTTTCACGTTCGAAACTGTAAAGTTTGACGTAGCTTTGGCTGTAGATTTGATAACTAAGCGGATATcctgaaaaaataaaaccatattcAGTAAACTAAACAATACACAGGATGAGCTGAGGCATTGATACCATATTTCTATAACAAATTTATAAGTGAAACCAGAAACTTTATAGGTGAAATAAAAACTATACAGCTAAGTAAACAAAATAGGAAAACTTCTACACACATGTCAAAAGAGAACAATGAACTGAAACATGCAATATGTCAAAAGAGAACAATGAAGTGAATATGCAAAATATGTCCATTTAAGTGCAATCGCCTGAATCTCAAGACATtcttaaaagaaacaaaatcacCCACAGAAATCATATTTAGTGACTATTATTGGGAAATTCATTtgaaaaatttgagaaaaacagAAATAATTAATGTCTCTAAGTTAAAATTCCAGTAGAAGTGCTAAGTGCTTACCTCTCTGAACAGCTTCTAAACTACAAGCTCACTATTATAGTGAACAAAGAAGCGAATAATTCAGCAGATTGCTAGAGACAGTACAagaatatgaaaatttttacatgacaaaataataaatatatcatgaccaacatggaaaaaaaattgaagtttaaaaaaGCAGTAAGTAGAGACAGGACAAGAATATggaagaaaatattttgaataaaagcCCAATAACAAGAGACAATGACGACAACCTACACGATTGACATATAAGAATGAAAGACCTACTACATATCATGATAATTTTGCAACTGTATTTACATGGACAATTTATGTAACTTTTGAATCTCCAAAAATACTATCAAAACAAAGGCTATCTAGCAAAAGATAGTGGCTTGCATTTTCCTTTCAAACTGaatatgttgaaaaattatgcatGGATCATAGTAACAAAAAGGAACAACCAGTTGAGTAAATAGACTTACCCTAGCGCGCATAGTAACAACACGTCCACGGCCGACTCCAATAGCTGAGCCTTTTCCCGGAATCACTAAACAAGTCAAAACATCCGGAAATGCAATCAAAAGGCTAATTTTCAATCCAGACTCAATTCACACAAATTGAaagttaattaacttaaattgcAACTAACGAGATGTGTGAAGCACTTAAATGTACACTCTGGAACACCATGTAAGTGTCAATTTGACATCAGAATCGCAAATTTAGCTAATTGTTCCAATCCTTTCCGCTTCAATCATTCCCTTTCACTCTCTCTCgttttactctctctcttttcttttcttttcttttccctttatttcttttttcccttcttttcttttttaaatctgCCGTCCCTGCAGCAGCTGACTGCATGCTGCTTGGCAGCATGCAGCCtatgctgctgctactgctgcgtgcagcagcagcagccaggAATTTTctgcagtagcagcagcaggggAGGGGAATAGAGAGGGAAggaagagaagggaagagaaaggagaagaaaaggaaagagggaagaagaaaaagaaagagaagggaaggagaaaataagagaattcactttcttttccaagttcttcttcttcttcttctccttcttcttcttcttcttctctctttctgttttacttgctctctttttttgatgaaatctgagagagagggagagagagaaagacgataagaagaggagaaaaaatctcttctctttctctctgttagtggaaatccactaagaaggCCATCTTGCAACTTAACCCAATACAATTGCCAATTGCAAAATTAGTCCTTCTTCATAAACAAGTAGCCCAAAACGTCCGTTTTCGCGTCAATTTTGTGCCAAAACGGATTCACCTCAATTCCACTCTCACGCTCACGCACACACAAGTAGCGACAGCCCAGATTTTACATGCCCTATAATGCCTTGTAGAGACAATCGAGCTATGATTCTGATTATCAAAAACTGATCTTTGATAGCTACAAACTCTAGGAGATAAGCAAGGAGCTTGTTCCATTCTAGTTGTTTAACAACTTGGTGAATATCATTGTTGTTTGGCCACAGAATGTTGTTACTGATGCCTTTTTCAGTGTCAAGCTTAAGAGCAAGTGCCTGAGTTTGTGCTATGTCTAAGAGGAGTCGTCGAGTTTCCAGTGATGAACCAGCACTGGATTCATCCTCCGATGTTACTAACAATGAACCTATACCCTCTAAGGTTCTGTACCCGCATGTTAAATGTAGAGAGAATTAGGGTCTCAAATGTGAACTAAAGCCACTAAAACTTCAGTCTAATTGGTAGTATGAGTATTTAAAGAGACAAAATGAGAATACTCTTAGCCTCATAGCTGCCAATAAGGCTCCAGATAAAAGCAATAGTTCAGATCCAAGTCTTTAAGAGTAGTATTTTCATCGATTTCAATATTTTCTGTTGGACGGCCCAGGGACGAACCTTTCAAGTCAAACCTTCGATGAATTCTTAGTTCTGTGCAAAACATGTTTCCCATTACGACGAACCGAAACTGCCATTTACAGAAGATATTAACATGTGCATTAATATGACTCAAGGCATCAGatagaatgagagagagggagagagactgCACTGATGTAATAcaatcaaattaaattcaagAAGATGAATAAATTTATAGTGTCATCAGatagaatgagagagagggaaggattGCATTGTGGAGACCAAAAAATTTAGCAATGAGTGTGTTCTCATATGTACGGACGTGATGGTAATAGTTTGGAAGCATCCGCAGTAGAACCTACACAATTATAAGCCAAAATATCAGTAATTCTGCATTCAAATTAAGAAAtagattaactatattttagaAAACTGATAACCAACAAACAGCACACTAGACAAGCCGCTAGCACCCCTCTTCTCTATTACATTATAAGGATTAGTGCTAGGATTTTGAAAAAAGTTGGCAAGATAAGAAGATAAGCAAGATATAACACTTTCATACTTTAACTAGTGTAGTTATCCACACGATGCAGCGGACAAATATTATCGAAgcgatttttttattattgttgatcATCGATGATAGTTTGAAATTGTacatatatcaaaaataaaatacagtgaggagatgaagaaagaaaaaaaagaaaaagaaaaaaaagagaggcgtAAAATAAAGGAATGAcaaaataattgaaataaaattattagccagattaataattcaattaatttaaataaaattagctcaaggtgctataaaattttcatatataaactttaatatgatttaaattgtatttgttgaattagattttaattgtataataataaattttttaaaattattcagtgtatatataaaattgtaaattagGGTAAGCAATTATTTATAACATACATGCAAATCTTTTAAAAGAACATCTAATTCTAGAaacaaattctataaaaaaaaatattttctatcagtTTAACAATTTTACATACATCTAAATAACTATAAAGAAATTGAAAAAGCTAATAGATAGggtagttaaaaagaaaaacattaaagaaaaagtaaaatacaaaaaattcctAATTACTTGATtatcaccatatatatatatatatactatcaatagtaagtTGATTATATATCCATATACTTTCTTCCACTTCTGTCGTcgctaccgccgccgccgcatccaagatcttcatcttctaccACCATTGCCATCCCCACCAAATACACGACGGGATCTGCGGATTTTATGGACTTAACGCGATGCCACAGTAATGAAAGCAAGTGACTTTTacaggagagggagaggatgaAAGAGATTTAGCAAGAGTTGAAGAACGAAGAGATTAATGGAGACATGGGgggaagaaaaaattaattattaattaaatacaataataaagagagagaagtggGGTTATTGGAAGGTAAAGAGGTGAACgttaaagaagagaagaagagttagaacatttggaagaaaaaattaattttgaattaattacaataataataaaaagaattaaatacaATAAATTGGAAGGTAAAGAGTTAGACGTTAAAGAAGAtgagaaagaaataattaaaatataaaataaaataattaaaaaaatgaaaaaatgagaGCTTGCCACATCATCATTtgatattggggattcatataagagtatagatATGTAATGCAGGCAGCATTCAATATCTAAACAACTCAATGAAGGTTCAATTCTATCAtaaattattcttaaatttagattattctTAATTACACTGTATCTACAAATTCTAATTGAATCTCTgcatattatgttatctaatctCATTTGGTGGACGTCGTTAGAGTCAAATAGTTTAATTTCTATATGTAAACTCGCTTTAGATTCTTTCATTAGTGCTTCTTTAAATTAAAGGTGcaaaatatcaaaaaagtaTCATGGAATGCTTAATTAAAAACCTCTTTATGAAGCTAGATTTGAggaatagttatatataatgtagATAAACAACTAAAACAGCCTTATTGACTTAATTTATTGGCTAATTGGGCTACTAAATGCTAGCTAGCggccttaaaaaaaattatattattattattgtatcaTCAGTTTTTCAGTGTTTTTAACCTCCCCCTTCCtagtagataaaaaaaaaaaaattatattagtgTTTTAATGCAGGATTCAAATCGGGAACCATTGCCCCTGATTAAAGACATCAATGAACAGCAAAAAATTTAACCCCTAAAGGGCATGTTTGGGTCACTTATTAATGCTCATAAATAGATAAGAAATATTAGGGAACGGATCAGAATCTACAGAATCCTCGGCTCCTGCGCCTCCCGGATCGCCTGCACGAGCGCGACGGTAGCGAGTGCCTCGACACTGCAATTCCTCAGGCAAATGGCGGAGGAGCAATCCCTGGAGAGCTCAAAGGCGTGATCCGCGATGTCGTGATCGAGCCCTAGAATGGAGGCGACGTCGATGATTTGCGGGTAGGCTCGGAGGTTCTCGACGGAGACGAGCGACCCCGAGGGATCGGTGCCGCCAccgcctcttcctcctcctcctcctctgccgccgccACGGAGGAGGGCGCGCTCGAGCTCGACGAGGTGGCCGGAGAAGAAGAGGGCGGAGAGGACAGAGCGGGCGAAGACAGGGGCGGGCTGTCAccccccgggacccagcggaagcccgcccggtgcatgtccagacccgccatacgtctaaaatatataaggcatctacaataaAACGACAAATAGAGCAATAGAATaaagacatctagaagtatcagagcaaaatacaactagattctacaaaAGAGGAGTAAGCAAAAGGCTAAAATCCACTAAAAgtaaaccataagtagtacatcCGAAATCCAAAGTACTAAAGCTAAAAgtaatacataggtggtctctatacatggatacaaaacctctctctctcacaacaacaaacaataagaaagaaaaccacctaagcaaaATGTAAATCCTTGCTATCTAGCTACGCGACCCCTTTGCCGcaatcccgtgcctccaccggtgccgaaggctcttaaagaaaaccataaaatagaGGGTATGAGAAATATTacataatagttcccagtgggcaattactgacttcagtgaaaagcaCCACTAGACCCGAAAACTAAGCAGGTAAGTGAGAATAACTAAGCAATATGAAAGACAAGTATTTAAACATGAATACTTACTaaaccatgatatctctacttagcatgaatttgtataaataataaagctactgtaacatgaatgtacatgagTATGACCGACATAATGTCcgcaagctaaatagtaaagtatcattgtttactattctagtcaatgtccacacgGTATACTAAATCACTAATGTTCCAatcatgtaggacctacccgtgggtagtccggcctgcgccgtgcctaatggccccgtggtagtcaacatccccactctaggaatgagcctcctccACAgtatcccatttcggcgcccaatcccgcactggcgagcatgtgtcgcgatggctatttccggagtgccggtttgtGGGGGCGACCCTCagaagcatgtgcgaatgagcacaatgccaagcaagcgtaaaagtctgtctcaagtctcaagtctctTAATGGAATGTAGCAAATCTCttaatggcctatcactatgtcatcatgtctaaaacatggaatatagtcgatgtcacaatggcctatcaatatgtcacTATGTTGCAGTTCAACTGTTTACTAGTTtggtgcctctttatggcatttttgccCAATATGTTCAAACATGAGTTTGGTGTCCCAGAGCACTTAATTCTAACCATTTCCAACACGTGAGACATGTTCCAATTTACAAAATAGAATACTAATCATATGCATGAGTAATACACTTAGCCCTCTACTCCATAGAGTCAATTTTTCATAAAACATAacgcatgcattttaagtattctaaaattcataaaaattctatctagcatgaatatgcatgcattcgaTAAAACAACAACTTTTAACTacttaggagaagatttctcctattccaatgaagcAAAACCTACCGTGACTTCAcaaaacccttcgtttgcgccaaCGAAGGTACCCACTACTCTCCTAATACCCTAAAGGTAACAAAAGGagggatacacgaacgttacgaataATCAtttgctcaaacattaagcaactcaagcaaaggtgaagaaaactcaccgaaagcgAAGAaacctctctcgatctccaaatgtgAGTTAGAGGCCCtcaaatctaacctaaacaaagtttctaaaccaatcaatttggttcaagAAGCCACAAATCACAAATCCCtatttctaaccctaaatctcTATTTCGAGGGTTACAActcaaaaatcatgaaaatcatgatCAAAAGAGAAGGAGTAAGCAACTAACCTATCTAAAAGCTCCAAACAAGGCTCAAGATCCACCGAAGTTGAGGCCCTTCCCCcaagcaagctccaatcccTTCTCTAATGCTTCTCCAATAGTGAAAAGATCACCCAAAagccaaaagaagcaaaagaggagatcaatcctctaaaaatccaaaaaaaggagaaggaaaaacaaAGAGGGAGAGTGGAAGGGCTCTCTCACCTTGTTCCCTGCTGGCccaagctcagggaacaagAGAGGAGCGTGGGGTTCAAATAGATaggccacaattgcgaaaaCACCCTCAACTCACACAGCACCCTCAACTCACACAGTCAGAATTTTGCATTGtttaccggtacacgggaaagtgtaccggtacaaaaccctgtGCGCGCAAACCCGAGGTTCGGGTTGGTAGAAAAATCCATCTgaaccggtacaaccatcgagttgtcaccggtacactttctgtaccggtacaatcatCAAGGTATATCGGTACACAGCCCCTCAAAATGCAATCCGAGAGTAGCCTAAGTCTATCATTTTggcgaccttagcgctactttaaatactacaatttttgggatgcgagccataggtcggaatactgtcaacgactgtcacgccccggggtcccttttagttcaaaaggtagcggaaaagcgtctgaaattttttttgaaaatctgaccccagggtgtgccagatccgccacaaatacaggagttccactgttcacacggacagagtctcccctgtatttgcacggcgtcgcacaagtacaagagttcaatcATACATCAACCACAACCAGATTAATATACAAACAACCACagatatacattcatacaccattcaccacagattcacaaATATACATTcgctatttaaatataaatccacatctatcagttaaaatgtttccaaccacagaaacaggttttgaaatactaagatacaaaatccacagaaaccttttgaaaactgttccctatacaggaacttttaacttttcaaaacgctaccacgaggggtagaaaaccatttccatttcaagaaaacacaaattcctttattacattccaaaaccaactgaaaactccgatatccaaatagtaaaataaaactgaaccataatatgtctaagGTAGTTATTTATTAAATCATGAAGAGTAAGGGTAGATAAACCAAACCACGGGGCGGAAAGCTCTATCGTATGCTAGACCCGTACCTCACCAGCTGTCCCACTCGGACCGgctacgtcacctgtaatgggggcggggggtgagaacatgtaaacatgtctcccctcccagtgggtaccgcaagccgaagaaggcgaggagtactcactagtcacggagAACTAGATAGATATAAAAGCTGGTAAGTGAAGATGCTGATAAGTAAGGAGCTGACAAGTGTAGATGCAGGTgaataaaacagtagctacaataaacagataaggatgtactggaaataaacactacagctactgtatgcatgcgtcaactgacgataacctcaagagtacccaatctcgctgccctattggtccgaagacctcaggcccatgccacactgctcaacctgtacctgaccctcgcaatgaagcccctgggtcagaagcatataccctcgcaataaagcccctgggctcacgggttggcaatccaaccacttttccggaaaagaacaccctcttgcggtggatcagaccgctggtgttcgtgaaatgcgtacctgcagtggcgatcaatgtagtatgctcaaagatcatccatcggcaactagccgacaatccaagcccctcagggcacaccggccgtataggccatcagcaactaATCGGCTACATAAGTCAAGATAaaactgtagcaactcgaccgaataggtcataggtATCAAAGTAGGGGAACCACCCAACTAAATCACAAATATAGTGAACAGATAAAtcaactctactcctaagcaCGAT
Coding sequences within:
- the LOC109705192 gene encoding plant-specific TFIIB-related protein 1-like — its product is PAPVFARSVLSALFFSGHLVELERALLRGGGRGGGGGRGGGGTDPSGSLVSVENLRAYPQIIDVASILGLDHDIADHAFELSRDCSSAICLRNCSVEALATVALVQAIREAQEPRIL